DNA sequence from the Amycolatopsis sp. Hca4 genome:
CATCGCCCCGGCCGAGCTGGACGCCCTGCTGCGCGGCTACGGCTACGCCCCGATCTACGTCGAAGGCAGCGATCCGGCCACGATGCACCAGGCCATGGCCGCCGCGCTCGACTCGGCGGTCGCCGACCTCGCCGTCATCCACCGGCACACCGGCCGCCCGGCCTGGCCGATGATCGTGCTGCGCAGCCCCAAGGGCTGGACCGGACCGTCCGTTGTGGACGGAAAGCCGGTGGAGGGGACCTGGCGGTCGCACCAGGTACCGCTCGCCGAGGTCCGGCACAACGCGGGCCACCGGAAGCAGCTGGAGGAGTGGCTGCTGTCCTACCGCCCCGCGGAGCTGTTCGACGAGTCCGGCCGCCCGGTCGCCGACGTCACGGCGATGATCCCGGCGGGGGACCGGCGGATGGGCGCGAACCCGCACGCCAACGGCGGCGTGCTGCTGCGGCCGCTGACCCTGCCGGACACCGCGGCCCACGCGGTGCCGGTACCGAGCCCGGGCGCGACGGTGGCCGAGCCCACCCGGGTGCTGGGCCGGTTCCTGCGGGACGTCTTCGCGCTCAACGCCGACCGGGCGAACTTCCGCCTGTTCGGCCCGGACGAGACGGCGTCCAACCGGCTCGACGCGGTCTACGACGTCACCGCCAAGGAGTGGCAGGCCGCGGTCGAACCGGTCGACGAACACCTGGCGCGCGACGGCCGCGTGCTCGAAGTGCTGTCGGAACACCTGTGCCAAGGCTGGCTGGAGGGTTACCTGCTGTCGGGCCGGCACGGGCTGTTCTCCTGCTACGAGGCGTTCGTGCATATCGTCGACTCGATGGTCAACCAGCACATCAAGTGGCTGCGCGTGCACCGGCAGATCCCGTGGCGGCGCCCGGTCGCGTCGCTGAACTACCTGCTCACCTCGCACGTCTGGCGGCAGGACCACAACGGGTTCTCCCACCAGGACCCCGGGTTCGTCGACCACGTGGCGAACAAGAGCGCCGAGGTCGTGCGGGTGTACTTCCCGCCGGACACGAACACGCTGCTGGAGGTCACGGCGCACTGCCTGCTTTCCCGCGACTACGTGAACGTCGTGGTCGCGGGGAAGAACGACACGCCCAACTGGCTCGACGCCGAGCAGGCCGCGCTGCACTGCAGCCGTGGCGTGAGCATCTGGGACTGGGCGAGCACGCACACCGACCGCGAGCCCGACGTCGTCCTCGCCTGCGCGGGCGACGCTCCCACGCTGGAGGTCATGGCCGCGGCGAAGATCCTGCGGCAGGAGCTGCCTTCGCTCGCCGTCCGGGTGGTCAACGTCGTGGACCTGATGCGCCTGCAGCCGGAGTCCGAGCACCCGCACGGGCTTTCGGACCGCGAGTTCGACGCGCTGTTCACCCCGGACCGCCCGGTGATCTTCGCCTACCACGGTTATCCGTGGCTGATCCACCGCCTGGCCTACCGCCGCACCGGGCACCACGACCTGCACGTCCGCGGCTACACCGAGCACGGGACCACGACCACGCCCTTCGACATGCTGGTTCTGAACCACCTGGACCGGTTCCAGCTGGTGATCGACGTGCTCGACCGGGTGCCCGGGCTGGCGGCGACGGCGGGTCTGCTGCGGCAGCGGATGACCGAGGCGCAGGGGCGGCACCGCCGGTACATCCGCGCCCACGGTGAGGACCTGCCGGAGATCCGGCACTGGACCTGGGAGGGCTGAGGCGTGAGCGCCGCGGCCGTCCTGGCCGCGGCGATCGCGATCACCCTGGTCTTCGACTTCACCAACGGCTTCCACGACTCGGCCGACTCGGTGGCCGCGCTGGTCGCGACCCGCGCGGCCACCCCGGGTGCGGCCCTGCTGCCGGCGGCCGCCTGCCACGTCGCCGGGCCGCTGGCGGGGACGACGGTCGCCGACACCGTCGGCGGGGTGGTCCGGCTGCCGGCCGCGGATGTGCTGCCCGCGGTCGGCGCGGCCGTCACCGCCGGCATCACCTGGAACCTGCTCACCTGGTGGCGAGGCCTGCCGTCCAGTTCGTCGCACGCGCTGGTCGGCGGCCTGGTCGGGGCGAGCGGGTTCGCCGGCGTCCGCTGGGGCGGGATCGACGGGTTCCACGTCTCCGGCGTGCTCGGCGTCCTGGCCGGGCTGGCGCTGTCGCCGGTCCTGGGTGCCGGCCTCGGTGCGGCCGCCGACCTGCTGGTGCGGCGGGCGTTGCGCCGGGCGCGGCGCGGGGTGGACACCGTGCTGCGGCGGGCGGAGTGGCTGACCGCCGCAGCGCTGGCTTTCAGCCACGGCGCGAACGACGCCCAGAAGTCCATGGGGGTCATCACGCTGCTGCTGGTCGCGACCGGGCACCTCGAGGTCTTCGCCGTCCCGCTGTGGGTCAAGTTCGCCGCGGCGGTGGCCCTGACCCTCGGCACCGCGTCCGGGGGCTGGCGCGTCGTCCGGACGGTCGGGCGCGGCATCTACCGGATGCGGCCGGCCGACGGACTGGCGAGCCAGGGCAGCTCGGCCGCGGTCATCCTCGCCGCCGCGGCGGCCGGGGCGCCGGTCAGCACGACCCACGTCGTCGCCGCCTCGGTGGTCGGCGCCGGCGCGAGCCGCCGCGTCCGCCACGTGCGGTGGGCCGTGGTGGGGGAAATCTGTTCCGCGTGGCTGGTCACCCTGCCGGCGTGCGCCGTGCTGGGGGCCGCCGCGCTCCCGTTGTGGAGGTGGTGGGCATGAGGTTGCCCAAGACGTGGTTCCTGCCGCACAACCCGGACGTGCTCGGGTTGCTGCGCGACCAGGCCGACACGGTCGGCGACCTGCTGACGGCGCTGGCGGGCTGGGCCCGCGGCCTGCCGACCGGCGGGGAGTTGCACACGCCGCTGCTGGTGCAGTCGGCCGAGCGCCGGCACGTGCTGCTGGCCGTGCGGGAGGCGTTCAGCACGCCGATCGAGGCCGAGGACGTGTTCGAGCTGGCCGAGCGGCTCGGGGAGATCGCCGACGCGGCGTACATGCTCGTGCGTGAGTCCGATCTGTCCCGCACCCCGCCGGACGACCACCTGACGGCGATGGTCCTCACCGTGGTGACCGCCTTCGACATGCTGCACAAAGCGCTCGACACCCTGCCGCACAACGAAGCCGCGGGAGAAGCCGACGCGGCACTGTCCACTTTGGAAGCCGCGGAACACGCGTACCGCCGGGCGATCGCGGGGCTGGAGACCGAGCCGGACCCGCGCCGCGAGATGCGCTTGCGCGAGCTGTACCGGCGGGCCGAGCACCTCGCGCTGGCGGTCCAGCGGCTGGGCCGGCGCACCTGGTACGCTGTCTGCAAGATCTCCTGAAGATCGTTCACCGGATCGTCGCACCACAGGGCTTGACGGCCGCCCCCTCCGTCGCGGCAAACTGGAGGACTGCCGCGCAGGGCGAGCGGGGTGGTGGGTGTGAACCGAGCGAGTGACGACCAGGATGGGCTGACGTTCCCGGACCTGCCGAGGATGGAGCTGGACCAGCTATTGGGCCAGCTCGTCGAACGGGCGCAGGAAGTGATGGGCACCCAGGGCCGGTTGCGGGGCCTGCTGCGGGCGAACCAGGAGGTCGCCGGTGACCTCGCGTTGCCGACGCTGCTGCGCCGGATCGTCGAAGCGGGCCGAGAGCTGCTCGGTGCCCGGTACGCCGCGCTCGGGGTGATCGGCACCGACGGGCAGCTCACCGAGTTCGTGCACGTCGGCATGGACGACGAGACGGTGGCCCTGGTGGGCCGGCTGCCCGAGGGCAAAGGCCTGCTCGGGGCCGTCGTGGAGGATCCGAGGCCGATCCGGCTGGCGAGGATCGCCGATGACCCGCGCTCCTCGGGCTTCCCGGCCGAGCACCCGCCGATGCGCACCTTCCTCGGCGTGCCGGTCCGGGTGCGGGGTGTCGTGTTCGGCAACCTCTACCTCACCGAGTGCCGGCACGGCGAGTTCAGCGACGAAGACGAGCAGCTGGCGCTCGCGCTGGCCGCGACCGCGGGCCAGGCCATTGCCAACGCGCGGCTCTACGAGACTGCCCGCAAGCAGCAGGAATGGCTCAAGGCGTCGGCCGCGATCATGCGGGAGCTGCTCGCGGTGCAGAACGGGCGGTCGCTGGAGCTGATCACCGGATACACCCTCGATCTGGCGGAGGCGGACCTGGTGACGGTGTTGCGTCCCGACGGGGAGCGTCTCCGCATCGAGGTCGCCGTCGGCGACGGTGCCGCCGAACTGGTGGGGGAGGCCGTCGACCTCGTCGGCACGATGGCCGGTCAGGTCTTCACCGAGGGTGAGCCGCTCCTGGCGTCGTGGACCGATTGGCAGTCCCGGACGGGCGGCCGGCCGCCGCTGCGGACCGATCTCGATGCGGCGCTCCTGGTCCCGCTGACCGCGGCCGGCGAGGTGAACGGTGTGCTCACCGCGGCCCGGAAGGTGGGCCGCCCGGGCTTCACCGGCGACGACCTGGGGATGGCGGCCGGGTTCGCCGGCCAGGCGTCGCTGGCGATCGAGCTGGCCGACGCCCGCGCCGAGCAGCAGCGCAACGAGCTGTACGACGAGCGCGACCGTATTGCGGCGGAGCTGCACAGCGACGTGGTGCAGCGGCTGTTCGGCATCGGCCTGTCCCTGCAGACGACGGCAGGTGCGGCCCGCTCGGAGGCGGTGGCCCGCCGGGTCCGCACGGCGATCACCGACATCGACGCGGTGATCACCCGGGTTCGCGAGACGGTGTTCGAGCTGGACGACGTCCTGCCCCGCCGCACGGAGAGCATCCACGAGCGGGTGCTGGAGGCGCTCGCGGACCCCGGGCTCACCACGTCGACGGAATTCTCCGGGAAGCTCGACGGCCTTCCGGCGGAGCTGACCGACGAACTGCTCACGGCGCTGCGGGCCGGGTTGGCGCTGATCGCCGACGGTACCGGCGCGGCCTCGGTCCGGGTGTCGGTGCGGTCGGGTGCGGACCGGCTGACGCTTTCCCTGGTGCACGACGGCAGCCCGGCCGAGCACGGCCCGGCCGAACTCGCCGGGACCGCAGCCCGGCGAGGTGCGGCTTGGGAGGTGCGGGCCGGCGAACTGGTGTGGTGGGTTCCGCTGCGGCCGGGCTGACGCGGTCAGCGCACGCCGGCCGCGCCGCCGGAGGCGTCGATCGCCGGCAGCTCGGCGAACTCCGCCGGCCGGTGCGTCACCACCAGCGCCGACCGGCCCTCGGTCGCCTTCAGCACATCGGCCGCCAGCGCCGCGGCCGTCGGGGCGTCCAGGTGGGCCGTCGGTTCGTCCAGCAGCAGGATCGGGCGGTCCGACAGCAACGCGCGGGCCACGCCCAGGCGCTGACGCTCGCCTCCGGACACCGGTGTCCCGTGCGTGCCCAGCGCCGTGTCGAGGCCGTCCGGCAGGTTCGACAGCCACCGCGAAAGCTGGGCCCGGCCCAGCGCTGCCTCCAGCGACGCGTCCGAGGCGGACGGGCAGGCCAAGCGGAGGTTCTCCCGCAGCGTGCTGTCGAACAGGTGCGTCTCCGGGCCGCACCAGGCGATGTGCGACCGGACCGAGTCGCCGTCGCAGGTCAGTGTGTTCGTCTCGGCCAGCAGGATGCGGCCCGCCGAGGGGTCGAGGTAGCGCATCAGCGCCGCGATCACCGTGCTCTTGCCCGCGCCCGACCGACCGGTCAACGCGAGACGGCGGCCGTCGCCGAGGCGCAGGTTCACGCCCTGGACCGCGTCGGACGGCGCACCCGGCCAGCGAACCGACAGCTGCTCGGCCGCCAGGCTGCCGGCCGGCGGGGCGAGAGCGGTGGCCGGAGCGCACGGCGCGGGAAGGACGTCCAGCTCGGCGAGTCGGCGTGCGGAGCCGGACGCGCCGAGCAGCCGCTGGGCCGCTTCCGGGAGCCCGGCCACCAGTTCGGCCGTGGCCAGCGGCGTCAGCGCCAGCACCGCCAGCGCCGGGCCGGGGACCGCCGCCAGGATGCCCAGCGCCAGGCACGTCACCGACGTCAGCCCGACGCCGAGCGCGGCGATCCCGCCACCCAGGCCGCGCCACACCGCCGACCGGCGCTGGGACGCCGTCAGGAGAGCGTCGAGTTCGCGCAGCCTCGACTGCCGCCGGGTCGCCGCGTCGTGCGTGATCAGGTCGGCTGACGCCTGCAGCAGTTCCACCGTCCCGGCGGTCAGGTCCGCGCGCAGCCGCGCCGTCGAGCGCAGCGCCCGGCGAGCGGCCGAGGCCGCGACCACCGGGGCCAGCAGGCCGGCGATCGCGAAACCCGCAGCCGCCGGAAGAAGAGCGCCGGGCAGGATGACGCCGAGGGTGACCGCGGTCGCCGTCAGCACCAGGAACGTCGACACGCCCGGGACCAGGCCGCGGACCAGGACGTCCTGCTGGCTGTCCACATCGGACACCAGCCGGTGCAGCAGGTCGCCGCGCCGCAGCCGGGCGGTGCCCGCCGGGCCGATCCGGACCAGCTGCGCCCAGACCCGCACCCGCAGCTCCGCGAGGGCACGCAGCGCCACGTCGTGGGACACCAGCCGCTCGAGGTAGCGGAAGAGGCCCTTGGCCAGGCCGAACGTCCGGACCGCGACGATCGCCACCATCAGGCTCAGCACCGGCGGGTGCAGGGCCGCGCTCGCGATCAGCCACGACGACGTCGCGGTGAGGGCGACCCCGCAGCCCAGCGCGGCCGTCGCGGCCAGGCAGGCCAGCGCCAGCCGCAGCCGGTGCGGCCGGACCGCCTCGCGCAACGGCCGCCACTTCGCCACGTCCACAGTGGACGGGGAAACGACCGGAGCCGCGGCCGGTCGGGAAACCGGCCGCGGCGAAACGGCGTCCGGGACGGCGGGGAGGACGACCGGCTCGCCGAGCGAGATCACCCGGTCGCAGCGGGCCAGCACCGCCGGGTGGTGGCTGACCAGCACCGCGGTCCGTCCGGCGAGCACCTTCGGGAGCCGTTCCAGGATGGCGGCCTCGGTCTCCGCGTCGACGCCCTCGGTGGGTTCGTCCAGCAGGATGAGCGGCCGGTCGAGCAGCACCGCCCGGGCCAGCGCGACGCGGCGGCGCTGCCCCGTCGACAGTCCGGCACCGAGTTCACCGACCACTGTGGACAGCGGGACGTCGAGCGCCGCGGTGTCCGCGGCGGCGAGTACGGCGTCCTCGGTCGCGTCGGGGCAGCCCAGGCGGATGTTCTCGGCCACCGTCCCGGCGACCAGGTGCGGCTGCTGCGGCACCCAGGCCAGGTGCCGGTGCCAGGTCGCCCGGCCGACGTCGGCGAGGTCGGTGCCGCCGACCAGGATCCGGCCGCCGTCGGGCCGCCGCCAGCCCAGGAGCAGGTCGAGCAGGGTCGACTTGCCCGCCCCGCTCGGCCCGGTCAGGCCGACCACCTCGCCGGGCGGCAGGCGCAGGCTGAAGCCGTCCAGGATCGGCCCGGACCGGCCCTCGACCGTGACGTCCTCGCAGCGCAGAGCCACGCGGGTGAGATCGGGGACCGGGCGGGTGCCGGTGTCGTCCGACGGCGTGTCGGCGAGCGCGATGATCTCCTCGGCCGCGGCGAGCCCCTCGGCGCTGTCGTGGAACCGGGCGCCGACCGCTCGCAGCGGCAGGTAGATCTCCGGGGCGAGGATCAGCACGACGAGCGCGGTCTGCAGGTCCAGTTCCCCGGCCAGCAGCCGCACGCCGATCGACACGGCGACGACCGCGACCGACAGCGTCGCCAGCAGCTCCAGGGCCAGCGCGGAGAGGAACGCGACGCGCAGCGTCCGCATGGTGTGCTTGCGATACTGCCCGGTGATCTCCCGCAGCGACCGGATCTGCGCGCGGGCGCGGCCGAACGCGGTGAGTTCCGCGAGCCCGGCGACCAGGTCGAGGAAGTGGTTCCCCAGCACGGACAAGGTCTTCCACTGCCGCTGCACGTCACGCTGGGTGTAGCGCCCGATGAGGATCATGAACACGGGGATGAGCGGCACGGTCAGACCGGCGATCACCGCGGCGACCCAGTCGGCGGCCAGGATCCGCACGCCGACGACCACCGGGACGACCGCCGCGATCAGCAGCTGCGGCAGGTAGCGGGCGAAGTAGCCGTCCAGGCGGTCGACGCCGTGCGTGGCCAGGGCGGCGACCTCGGCGGGAGAGCGGCCGGCCCGCCGGGGGCCGATCCGCAGCGCGGCCGCGATCACCGTCTCGCGCAGCTGCGCAAGCGCACGGGCGGCCGCGCGGTGCGCGGTCGTCTCGGCCAGCCAGGTGATCCCGGCCCGGGCCACGACGACCGCGGTCAGCAGGCCGAGCGGCAGGACCAGGTTCCGGAGCCCGAAGCCGTCGAGGAAGGCCCACGTGATCGTCTTCGCGAGCAGCTCCGCCTGGGCGAGCACCAGCATGGCGGTGAGCACGCCCAGCGCGGCGCAGGCGAGGACGAACGGCCGGACCGCGCTCGCGTGACGGAGCAGCCGCGGGTCGAGCGGCTTCACCGGCGGCCTGCGGGCAGGCCGCCGCCGGCCGGGATCGAGGCCCGGCTGATCCGCTTGCGGAACACCCAGTACGTCCACGCCTGGTAGGCCAGCACGATCGGGGTGAACACGACCGCGACCCAGGTCATGATCTGCAGCGTGTACGGCGTCGAGGACGCGTTCGTGGTGGTCAGGCCGAACGCCGGGTCGGTCGTCGAGGGCAGCACGTCCGGGTACAGCGACCAGAACAGCGTGAAAGTGATCGCGATGATCGCGGCGGCGGTGCTCGCGAAGGCGAACCCGTCCCGCTCGCCGGCGG
Encoded proteins:
- a CDS encoding phosphoketolase, whose amino-acid sequence is MTAVEARPEVLGGTELAQVDALWRAANYLSAGQIYLMANPLLREPLRPEHLKPRLLGHWGTSPGLNFVYAHLNRAILAHDLNAMLVTGPGHGGPALLANTWLEGSYTEAWPEVTRDAAGMAELFRQFSFPGGVPSHVAPQVPGSIHEGGELGYSLAHAFGAAFDNPGLLVACVVGDGEAETGPLATSWHANKFLDPARDGAVLPILHLNGYKIANPAVLSRIAPAELDALLRGYGYAPIYVEGSDPATMHQAMAAALDSAVADLAVIHRHTGRPAWPMIVLRSPKGWTGPSVVDGKPVEGTWRSHQVPLAEVRHNAGHRKQLEEWLLSYRPAELFDESGRPVADVTAMIPAGDRRMGANPHANGGVLLRPLTLPDTAAHAVPVPSPGATVAEPTRVLGRFLRDVFALNADRANFRLFGPDETASNRLDAVYDVTAKEWQAAVEPVDEHLARDGRVLEVLSEHLCQGWLEGYLLSGRHGLFSCYEAFVHIVDSMVNQHIKWLRVHRQIPWRRPVASLNYLLTSHVWRQDHNGFSHQDPGFVDHVANKSAEVVRVYFPPDTNTLLEVTAHCLLSRDYVNVVVAGKNDTPNWLDAEQAALHCSRGVSIWDWASTHTDREPDVVLACAGDAPTLEVMAAAKILRQELPSLAVRVVNVVDLMRLQPESEHPHGLSDREFDALFTPDRPVIFAYHGYPWLIHRLAYRRTGHHDLHVRGYTEHGTTTTPFDMLVLNHLDRFQLVIDVLDRVPGLAATAGLLRQRMTEAQGRHRRYIRAHGEDLPEIRHWTWEG
- a CDS encoding inorganic phosphate transporter, yielding MSAAAVLAAAIAITLVFDFTNGFHDSADSVAALVATRAATPGAALLPAAACHVAGPLAGTTVADTVGGVVRLPAADVLPAVGAAVTAGITWNLLTWWRGLPSSSSHALVGGLVGASGFAGVRWGGIDGFHVSGVLGVLAGLALSPVLGAGLGAAADLLVRRALRRARRGVDTVLRRAEWLTAAALAFSHGANDAQKSMGVITLLLVATGHLEVFAVPLWVKFAAAVALTLGTASGGWRVVRTVGRGIYRMRPADGLASQGSSAAVILAAAAAGAPVSTTHVVAASVVGAGASRRVRHVRWAVVGEICSAWLVTLPACAVLGAAALPLWRWWA
- a CDS encoding DUF47 domain-containing protein yields the protein MRLPKTWFLPHNPDVLGLLRDQADTVGDLLTALAGWARGLPTGGELHTPLLVQSAERRHVLLAVREAFSTPIEAEDVFELAERLGEIADAAYMLVRESDLSRTPPDDHLTAMVLTVVTAFDMLHKALDTLPHNEAAGEADAALSTLEAAEHAYRRAIAGLETEPDPRREMRLRELYRRAEHLALAVQRLGRRTWYAVCKIS
- a CDS encoding GAF domain-containing protein; translation: MNRASDDQDGLTFPDLPRMELDQLLGQLVERAQEVMGTQGRLRGLLRANQEVAGDLALPTLLRRIVEAGRELLGARYAALGVIGTDGQLTEFVHVGMDDETVALVGRLPEGKGLLGAVVEDPRPIRLARIADDPRSSGFPAEHPPMRTFLGVPVRVRGVVFGNLYLTECRHGEFSDEDEQLALALAATAGQAIANARLYETARKQQEWLKASAAIMRELLAVQNGRSLELITGYTLDLAEADLVTVLRPDGERLRIEVAVGDGAAELVGEAVDLVGTMAGQVFTEGEPLLASWTDWQSRTGGRPPLRTDLDAALLVPLTAAGEVNGVLTAARKVGRPGFTGDDLGMAAGFAGQASLAIELADARAEQQRNELYDERDRIAAELHSDVVQRLFGIGLSLQTTAGAARSEAVARRVRTAITDIDAVITRVRETVFELDDVLPRRTESIHERVLEALADPGLTTSTEFSGKLDGLPAELTDELLTALRAGLALIADGTGAASVRVSVRSGADRLTLSLVHDGSPAEHGPAELAGTAARRGAAWEVRAGELVWWVPLRPG
- the cydD gene encoding thiol reductant ABC exporter subunit CydD, which gives rise to MKPLDPRLLRHASAVRPFVLACAALGVLTAMLVLAQAELLAKTITWAFLDGFGLRNLVLPLGLLTAVVVARAGITWLAETTAHRAAARALAQLRETVIAAALRIGPRRAGRSPAEVAALATHGVDRLDGYFARYLPQLLIAAVVPVVVGVRILAADWVAAVIAGLTVPLIPVFMILIGRYTQRDVQRQWKTLSVLGNHFLDLVAGLAELTAFGRARAQIRSLREITGQYRKHTMRTLRVAFLSALALELLATLSVAVVAVSIGVRLLAGELDLQTALVVLILAPEIYLPLRAVGARFHDSAEGLAAAEEIIALADTPSDDTGTRPVPDLTRVALRCEDVTVEGRSGPILDGFSLRLPPGEVVGLTGPSGAGKSTLLDLLLGWRRPDGGRILVGGTDLADVGRATWHRHLAWVPQQPHLVAGTVAENIRLGCPDATEDAVLAAADTAALDVPLSTVVGELGAGLSTGQRRRVALARAVLLDRPLILLDEPTEGVDAETEAAILERLPKVLAGRTAVLVSHHPAVLARCDRVISLGEPVVLPAVPDAVSPRPVSRPAAAPVVSPSTVDVAKWRPLREAVRPHRLRLALACLAATAALGCGVALTATSSWLIASAALHPPVLSLMVAIVAVRTFGLAKGLFRYLERLVSHDVALRALAELRVRVWAQLVRIGPAGTARLRRGDLLHRLVSDVDSQQDVLVRGLVPGVSTFLVLTATAVTLGVILPGALLPAAAGFAIAGLLAPVVAASAARRALRSTARLRADLTAGTVELLQASADLITHDAATRRQSRLRELDALLTASQRRSAVWRGLGGGIAALGVGLTSVTCLALGILAAVPGPALAVLALTPLATAELVAGLPEAAQRLLGASGSARRLAELDVLPAPCAPATALAPPAGSLAAEQLSVRWPGAPSDAVQGVNLRLGDGRRLALTGRSGAGKSTVIAALMRYLDPSAGRILLAETNTLTCDGDSVRSHIAWCGPETHLFDSTLRENLRLACPSASDASLEAALGRAQLSRWLSNLPDGLDTALGTHGTPVSGGERQRLGVARALLSDRPILLLDEPTAHLDAPTAAALAADVLKATEGRSALVVTHRPAEFAELPAIDASGGAAGVR